Proteins from one Nicotiana tabacum cultivar K326 chromosome 23, ASM71507v2, whole genome shotgun sequence genomic window:
- the LOC142177536 gene encoding secreted RxLR effector protein 161-like has translation MNENTKLVSTPLAPHFKLSAVMSPKNEAEQEYMSRVPYANAVGSLMYAMVCTRPDISHAIGVVSRYMHDPGKEHWQAVKWILRYICNTVDVGLIFEQEDSQYLVGYCDSDYAGDLDKRRSTTGYVFTIANAPVSWKSTLQSTVALSTTEAEYMAITEAVKEAIWLQGLLRDLGIGQENITLFCDSQSAIQLAKNQVYHARTKHIGV, from the coding sequence ATGAATGAGAACACGAAGTTGGTTAGCACTCCTCTTGCTCCTCACTTTAAGCTTAGTGCTGTTATGTCGCCGAAGAATGAAGCTGAACAAGAGTATATGTCAAGAGTGCCATATGCGAATgccgttggtagcttgatgtatgcaatggtttgcacaaggcctgataTTTCACATGCTATCGGAGTTGTAAGCAGGTATATGCatgatccaggaaaggagcattggcaagctgtgaaatggattctacggtatatttgtaatactgtagatgttggattgatttttgagcaggaagatagTCAGTATctggttggatattgtgactcggaTTATGCGGGTGATTTGGACAAGcgtagatcaactactggttatgttttCACTATTGCAaatgcaccagttagttggaagtctactttgcagtcaacggTTGCTTTGTCTACTactgaggcagagtacatggcaattACGGAGGCTgtaaaggaggcaatttggcttcaagggttGCTTAGAGATCTTGGTATTGGTCAAGAAAACATCACACTATtttgtgatagtcagagtgctatccaattagcaaagaaccaagtttatcatgcaaggacgaagcacattggtGTTTGA